catcttggatgccctgggggcaAGCATATAaccatcaaattttcatttttgggtgaactatccctttaaaaagaaTGAAAAGCACATAAGAGTCATTCGTTCGTGAATCCGACTATCGTGCAGCTCACCAGAACTCGATGTAACAGTTTCTTGCCATTTTGTcgtaaacaatatttttaattgatctCATTCaattcagactgcaactcacaATTACAACCaagataaaatgtattattttgcaGTGCATTCATGATCAGAATCAGTGTAATATCTGTAGTGAATGACTTTTTACTCTACAATAGACTTACTCTTCATATTTGACGTGGTAAATGATCTCCTCATCCCCATCAGTTTCTCCATCTTCCCCTGAAGTCTTTGCCGTTTTTGTCACGTTGACGATCTGAGCCTCAAACCAGGCGCCCATGTTCAAGTCTCGAGCATCTACAAACTCGTTTATCTGAAAAGAGTGTTCAAATGTTACGTTTTGAACATTTGTTCTGTTATTCAAGTGCTACAACTTACATAGAGTGATTTTACAAACATCACGCATTAGTTCTTGCGAAAGAATGGCTTTACGAACACTGACCGATTTACACAAATTAGACAATTTTACTAATGTaacaaaaaacatcttttataaatttaaatatgaaatattttaactatataaaaaaataattaagttaAGGctggtgcacactgtgcgattttgtCCATGATTTGGTCGTCtaagacaaattttgagaatcctaaaagattcctgtAATCCTAGGCTAAAacctgtagtctttgatcgctagtttgacatgttcaccgacagccgattaatgaccgttgcgatcaaattttacctcagacgaaatactgacagtgtcagaagatttggcgcacagtcctgcagtgtgacttctcctacgacaaacgtttttcaagacaagccgtgatcaaaattaacgctagagatGTCTTttttagccaccatttcagtcccgtgTGTAACgcagctcacagtcaccgaacgtgtgtgggttgatgtaaaactccggacaaGTTTTCATGTGTGCATCCGTTTTTTTAACAcgtcttgactgtcgtacagtctgacataaatgacagctgagatcccgcagtgtgacatgaggatcatgttcttacagtctgacaagcaacaattgtaaatgactattataaatcgcagtgtgcacccggctttaataaaaacaaacattttgttcattatacaattaaaataattcctttttttagataaatttaaatacacaagacAAACTTTGTGAGCAAACAAAGAAAATGGCCAACGAGATGTTTATAGTGGAATTGACACGATTTTTAATTTGAGTTACTCAACGAATGTGACAATTTGTGCAAGAATAGTTTCATGAGCAAATGAGGCAAATTCCTTGTTCACAAAATGTCAACTTTTTACTAAAGTTGTTTTACAAACatcatacattattttttacctAAGAATGGATTTACGAACACTTTACGGCCGATTACACAAATGTAACGAATtaggaaaaaatacaaaaaaacaaacttaactTGTACAAATACTTGCAGCATTAAATTTGaactaagattaaaaaaaattaaagttaatcaTTAACTTTGTTCATTATTCAATTAATATAATTGAAGTTTGTAGATAATTCAATGAGCGAAATAGAAAATGGCCAACAAAACATTTATCGTGGAAATTACACGATTTTTAATGCTAGTTACATATTGAACGCAACAATTTGCGCAAAAAGTGATTTTACAAACATCACGCATTAGTTCTTGCGAAAAGAATGGTTTTACGAACACTTTTGACTGTATTGAACAAATTAGACAATTTTAAAGACGTGtaacaaaatacttttaaaaaaatatctgataCATTTAGATTGTACAAACACttaagataaataaatgataagcAAAACATTATACAAAAAATCATTAAAGTTTGTAGATAATTCAAACATATAAGACGAACATCATgagcaaaataaagaaaatggcCAACGAGAAGTTTTGTGTAAATGACAAGATTTTTAATTGAGTTACTCATCGAATTTGCGCAATAATTTCAtcagcaaatttaaaaaaaaaaatgctttctgTTAACCAAATGCGTCAACAAGTTTTACAAACATTACATGTTAGTTCTTACCAAAGAATGGTTTTGTGAACACTTTACGAATCTGAACTTTTTGCTCACGTTTGCagataaatacttaaaatacgTGAGAAAGAAAATGGCCAGTACGacaattttacatttcatttgtttattggGTGCAACAATTTAAGAATGGCTTTGATTCATAATAAGCTCATTTTCCCGCCCAGCTCACCTTGTAAAACCCAAAGCCCGGGTCGATGAGGTCCGGCGCGTCGGTCTGGCCTGAGGTTGCGGCGCTCTGGCCGTCGCTCTCGCCGTGCGTGGATCCCTTATCCGACTCGCTCTGGGCCGATCCGCAGCCGGAGTCCGAGTCGGACAGCTCGGCCTCTTTGTCCTTCGGTAGAGCGGCCTTCGGGAGCGCCTGCCGTACGAGAAGCTGAACGATGTCGTTCAAACCCACGTTATAGTCAAAGAGGGTGTGACCGTCCTCCATCTGTCATGACCAAAGAAGAAGTGGacgaaataaaattaaatgttaaaacaacGTTATGACATTGTGTAAATGTGCAAGATACGAACAATATACACAAATTCGATATTTTACAAATGATTTTAGAGCCtggtataacaaaaaaaaaaaaaaaaaaaatacttaaaactgctttaaaCTTAAAGAAATccttcaaatgtaaaaataacttCTTAAACTCTCCAGCCAACATAAAGCTTGACAAACTTTAATCtagtcattttaaatatttaaaaaaaattagttgtatgataaaataataaaatataatataatatcaaatTAAACTCATTAAGTTTGTAGATAATGATTTATACAAACAAGGGACAAACTTAGTGAATGAGCGAAAAGATACAATGTGTTTATTGTAGAATCGAggcaattttttaaatttgatttgctTAACGAATGCAACAATTTGCGCCAGAATTGTTTCACGAGCAAATTTGTTTTACTTGCATAAAAAAAGTCGTTTGACAAATTTCACACATTTGTTCTTGCGAAAGTGTTAAATAATGGCAATTTTTTCACTATCCAATCAATTTGACAGATAAATCCAAGCCACGCCCATTTTTCGCTTAAAGTTTCTCCTCCAAGTCAATTCAACCTTACAATTTGGCCTAAATAACCAATACTATTtctgtaaaaacattaattgaccaaaaatgacaCATTATACAAGTAAAACAGCTTGCGAATGGCACAGGTCACCTGTTTGCCCCTGTAAGAGTCGTtgaataatgttaaatattaaaacaacgTTGTGACattgtgtaaatgtgtaaaattctAACGATATACACATTCGATATTTTACAAATGATTTTAGAGCCTGGGTGTTGCAAATAATACTTAAAACTGATTTAAACTTAAAGAAATccttcaaatgtaaaaaataacttCTTAAACTTTCTCAAGCCACCATAAAGTTGGTCTTGACGATTTTTAATCTAGtcgttttaaatattaaaaaaaattgttgtatgataataatatataataaaatataaaattaaacctCATTAAGTTTGTACATAATGATTTAAACATACAAGGGAGAAACTTAATGAATGAACCAAAAGATACGAGGTTCAGCGTAGAATTGAGgcaattttttaatttgatttgcttAACGAACGTGACAATTTGCGCCAGAATTGTTTCACAAGCAATCAACgcaaatttgttttatttgcataaaaaaaGTGGTTTGACAAATTTTACACATTCGTTCTTGcgaatatattaaataacagCAAATTTTTTCACTATCCAATCAATTTGACAGATAAAACCAAGCCACGCCCATTTTTCGCTTAAAGTTTCTCCTCCAAATCAATTCGACCTTACAATTGGGCCTAATTACGCTAAATTACCAATCCTATatctgtaaaaacatttattgactgaaaaTGACTTCACATTATGTaagtaaaacagcttgtgaacggCACAGGTCACCTGTTTGCCCCTGTAAAAGAGTCGTTGCCTCTCGGCTTCGACGTTGAAGAGTTCGGTGATCTTCACGCGGAGCTCATCCACCTTGGTGAGCTTGGACAGGGAGTCGACCCGATGGGTCTCCTTGCCATCCATAGTGCGCACCTGGATCCACATGGCGGCAAACCTGGAACAAGTGACATCAGAAAGTGAGATTGTTCCCCCGCCTTCTATTTTATAGGTTAAACAATGGCCCGAAGCCAAGACCTTCAAACGAGCAGGAAAAAGGTGTTCGTTTCACAGTGACGTGAGCAACACGGCCAGCTTTTTCCTTGTTCGTCTCATCAGGCGGTTTTAAGACTGATactttgtaaagctgctttgaaactacaTTTCTACATTTCCTTGCTTTAATTAGAGTCCCgttacatttacaaaacaggCGTTAGCTTGGTAAAGCGCTGCTATTGAATGGTAAAATCCAAGGTACTTTGATTTATAAGCATTCCCACACTATTTCACCAATATTTTCTGTAAGTTTTCCAATTTACgatcaatatttttaaaacctAGGCTATGCTTATATCATAGTACCAAATGATTACAATACTCTTATACAATGGTATTTCAAAGATACGCCAAAGACTGCcaatggtaaaacatggtattaccattgTACATGcccaaaaaaacatggtattaccatggtaaatgccccaaaaacatggtattaccatggtaaatgcCCCAataaacatggtattaccatatTACTTGCCCAAAAAAACAGTATTACCATGGTAAGTGcccaaaaaacatggtattaccatggtaaatgccccaaaaacatggtattaccatggtaaatgcccccaaaaacatggtattgcGGTACCTTTCCAGAATGAATTTAAAGTGGATGGGAAAACTTAATTCTCCATTCCTGTGTGTGCAATCGTGTATAATGGAGTAAGAAACCCTTGTTGACATCTAAACCTAGCTTTATTGGCGGAAATAGATGGAAACGCCCCCTAACTGTCACTCAAAGGTACTGCAGGGGGTGGAATAACATCAGTCTTTATCTTGTcgacttaaaaaaaacaacaggaaGTTGGAATGAGACAAACTTCATATACGAGTCTAGTTATTTTACGTTTATTTGTAGAAATCAACCCGTTTAAACGGGAAAATCGCGCAAATCgcgtttatttaaatgaggggTTGTATGCTGGCCATGATGTGGGTGGTCTTGTATCAAAAACAGACCCCTAAATGTCAAATCTAACCCAAGAATTACAAAATGTGTGTCaaattattaaagatttatcattttaatggcATAAAAGTGGTTTATGCAACAGTACCCCATTGTTAAGTCTTGCATTACTCGAGTTAGACCTTCACAAACACTTTCCTGTCTCTTATAGGCTTGTTTTGGTTTGTTATGGTTACTTATTTCAGCATACAAAACATTAATATGgaacattttgaataatttaatggcaaaaaaatccaattaacCACACAATTAAGGATATTTAGACTTCATTTTGGGTCTGAGGCTGATAACAAATAAATTAGTGTAGTATGCAAAgacagaaacattttaaaacgcTATAggttatataaatattaacatacacgagataaatatgcaaatttacTACAATGTATACAGTAAAATAAGGCGCGTGCGCATGGTTTTACAgacaatacatttaaatataaaccgAAAGAGATTTTAAATGCAGCTCTTTACCTGTAATCTTCTTCTTGGAAACAGAAGACGTGATTTTAATTCAATAAATGCgataaaagtgtgaaaatgtTGCACTTTTTGTTACAGTTCAATTCTGCCGCGAAACGCACTGAAACTGGGGCTCGAATCAATAAAAGTGTTCAACAACGTGTTTCCCCTCCTGCCGCGGGCACGGCACGCTCCTGATTGGCGGAAAGAAGTTATGATTCGCTCACTGATTGGTTGGGCTGCGCGTCACTTACGCGCGTTGCCGGAACTTAGGCTCAGCGCGCGAAACCCTGCTCTCGTTATCGCACATGCTTGGCTCCTCAGCTCAGCTGTAATCTCGCGCAACTTTGGGGTGGCCCATTTATATAATAAGAGCACACTTAAGagaattgtttatttataaataatgtataaataacatttaattgctGATTCGTTTATTACAAGTGACTAATTCAGTGTGTAAACACTGAATTTATGAAAACATTCCTGTTCTTAACCTTGAAtcgtaaaataaaaaagttttgtttttcaaatatggATATTAAAAGCCATGATTATTCCCCATTGTTAATACACGATCAGTATATTTGTACTTTGCAAAGagatacagtacaactgttCATACAagaacaaattttaaaaagccttttttaaaaatgccaatAAAAAGGGACTTTTAATCTATGAgtcatacatatttttaaatgtatgctaaATAACGTAAAAGTATGTTCATTAGACTAGATCAACAGGTCGTTTTATTCAAGACCATTAGTGTAGATTTTTCCAGTAATTTTTACTGCCATCTTTTGGTCATCTTAAACTAGTGAAGCACTGCAAAGTCCACACGGTGTTTACCTTCTTCCGCATTACACAGCAAGcgaaaagaaaaacattcatttttaaaaacatcagtGTGTCACTTAATGCTTTAGATATAAAACAACCGGGAAAATAAGCGTCTTTGTGTTTGATCCTCAATCAATTTCTACAGATTCACTGTTTCTTTTGCGAAGGTGTGAATGTCTGTTTGTTTCTTCCTGCTTCTGGATGAATGCAGAACTATTACAAAGGTAAGAAACACGTTCTTTGTGtttctttataatattatgaatCGCCAGCTAACAAAAAATGCTCTAAGAACGTTTCGCTAACGCTCCCATtaagttatatatttaaaaaaattaagtatttctgaatgttctttgaacgttcaaaacgtccagttttaAATGTTCGTGGTTATGCTAACGTATTCCATTTTATCACTCTTCAAACGTTACTTTTGAAGTAGTAACGTTAAAAAACGTTAAATGAACGTccaattaaaacatttcaggtAATAACGTTCCATGAACGacttataaataatgtttttgtgctaacgttttgagaacattaaagaccagataacttcaCTGGATGTTATTGGAAGAACTTTGtttataactttgagagaaccttgccacaTCGTTAGCTAAAGTTTTGAGAACGCTCACTGTTACCTGGGtatgtagtatttatttattaattatttggtcAACTTCATGGCtggccagggttgccaggttttcacaacaaaacccgcccaattggtACTCAAAACTAGTAAACCGcgggaaaaccgcggacttAGCAACACTGTGGCTGACAGCCATTTAGGACCTTTCTCTCTAAGCTTTAAGCTCTTTAAAGAAAACCGTCAATGAGCAATTAAACaattatgatttaatttataatatctCTGGTGAATGTAAGATACAGCTTGTATGTgttcaattaaaatgtaaaatgcttTGATAGTCTATAAAATATTGTTATCGATATTGAAATATTCAAGTAGACTCATAATCAACACAACTTTCACTTTGTCTTTCATCATTCAGGACCTCATGTTCGCCTGAGTGACTTCAGATTGAATGGAATGACGTGAACATGTCATATGAGAGTACATATTCACGTATGATCGCCCATACTTGCATAAACAATGGCAGAAGAGCTTATGGAGCGAGGATTCGCGAATCTCGCCAAGGCGTTTGAGATCCTCTCCCAGGCTGCGCAGGAGCGATGGTTCAGCCTGACCTTCAAAATGGGCCGTGAACGGCCCGAGGAGCTGGTGCACGCCATGTGCTTGATTCTCCTAAAGCGGAACAGCGAGGCGCATGCTAAGCTAACGGCTAACAGCGACAGCAGCATTGGAAGCTACTTGGCCGAAATGGTCAAAATGCATGGAGAACGTTTGAACGGCGGCCATATTGGTGGTTTTAAGGCAACAGACGCCAAAACGTTATTGGATATAGCAAGAATTTTCGCCATTTTGGTGCAGGAGAGATTGTGCGACAAGTCACTACGAGATCAAGCGTACCTCGCGGCTCTTGCAGCGAGCAGAACGTGTGGTTTGCGATCTTTAGATGTCGAGGAGGAAGTAAAGCAAGTCTGCGGGCCTGATGCTATCGATAAATCCAACAGCGAACTTGCTACTTACAATCTGACATCTCCAGATGTATCTGAGCATAACGATACCCGTTTGTTGTCTCAGCAATCAAGCTCGGACTGCAGTTCATATAGTCTGGAAATTAGCTCGCCAACTGCTACAGAATCCAATACGGAAGAATCAAAGCCGTTGAGTTTACGCACGGCGACAAGTAGTGAAAGTACAACCAGTCAAGACCAACTACGACGACCAACTACGAATATTCGCGGGAACAACCAACTACAGACAGCGGAAGTCAATAACGCGACAAATTCAAAGCAGTGTGCAGACCGCAAAGGAAACTCCGAAGTTGTGACATCCAAAAGcacaaatataaatttttctTCCAGCCCAAATTATTCTAACGCTAAAGATCTCAAACCACCAGCTCAAGCTAACAGTTTTTGCTCTCCAGAACTGAGCGAAAGCAGTGTAGAAGAAACGTTTTACGCCTTCGTGATCCTCCACGAAGCAGAAGACGCGGATGAGGCGCAAAGACTCAGAGAAAGACTCGAGAGCATAATCTCCGCGCCTGGCGCAACGTTTTCCGATGACTTCGCCCAACCGGGAAGGTCGACGTTGCGATGCATTGAGGACGCCATCGAGAACTCGGCGTTCACACTGCTGCTGCT
The DNA window shown above is from Ctenopharyngodon idella isolate HZGC_01 chromosome 10, HZGC01, whole genome shotgun sequence and carries:
- the ticam1 gene encoding TIR domain-containing adapter molecule 1, giving the protein MAEELMERGFANLAKAFEILSQAAQERWFSLTFKMGRERPEELVHAMCLILLKRNSEAHAKLTANSDSSIGSYLAEMVKMHGERLNGGHIGGFKATDAKTLLDIARIFAILVQERLCDKSLRDQAYLAALAASRTCGLRSLDVEEEVKQVCGPDAIDKSNSELATYNLTSPDVSEHNDTRLLSQQSSSDCSSYSLEISSPTATESNTEESKPLSLRTATSSESTTSQDQLRRPTTNIRGNNQLQTAEVNNATNSKQCADRKGNSEVVTSKSTNINFSSSPNYSNAKDLKPPAQANSFCSPELSESSVEETFYAFVILHEAEDADEAQRLRERLESIISAPGATFSDDFAQPGRSTLRCIEDAIENSAFTLLLLTQNFKSNLSETTADSAIVNSLENHHKLNSVIPLLPRENRLSRESFPLVLRTKVFLDESRMFERNVLKAITPDKVAKQKKIWLMDQRKKKLREEQKRLREENVRNAELQRETEKFARLKLESEMQQNKMFHTASAPPPFNGAMYTQPGSWQPQQSCIHIENAQNVMIGNHSTMNIDHVKNSADEFDF